In the genome of Raphanus sativus cultivar WK10039 chromosome 9, ASM80110v3, whole genome shotgun sequence, the window TCTCTCGCCACCGTCCCTGGTCGGAACTCGTATTCCCCGGCGCCTTCCGCTTCCCGGAGAGACTCTCCTCTCTTCCCCTCCGTTCTCGGACGAACTTCCGCTACTTCTCCGTCAACTACTCTCTCCTCATCGCCACCTCCGCAGCGCTCGCTCTCGTCGCAGCCAGTCCCGTCGCGCTGGTCGTCGTCGGAACGGTCATCGCCTTGTGGCTTCTCCTTCACTTCTTCAGGGAAGACCCTCTTCTCCTCTGGGGGTTTCAGGTCGGAGATCGGACCGTGGTTTGTTTCTTGGTCTTAGCCTCCGTTTGGGCCGTCTGGTTCACTAGCTCCGCCGTGAGCTTGGCCGTAGGTGTCGGCGTTGGCTTGCTGTTGTGCACCGTTCACTCCTTGATTAGGAACTCCGATGGAGTTTTCCTTGAGGAGGATGATGCTATAACCGGAGGGTTGATCGGGTCTAATGGCCGACGCTGAAATTTTCCGACACTCTTACAGATGttgattttattgtttttttatttgctaccccttaaaatttatcaaatttttcaAAGAGGGACCGtaactttttgtttgtttgatttattgtGAATTTTTGAGGATGATCTGAAATCTGATTTGCTTGTTATCTTCTTTGATTGTAAatcacttcttgtttgattgattCTCACAGTGAGAGAGACCAACTTGCTCTATGcattattaacttttatttttcttttgtcagaTACAATGTACCAAATCTTATTTTCAAGCTTCGTAGCTTTTTCAGTTTTGTCATGAAGCTCCGAGATCCTCGTGTAAGAATAGGATATAATTTTTGAGGTCAACTTGTGTAATGTAAATGATCTTGTAGTTTTTCTGTCACTCTTTAGtcatttccttttttcttttagatataAAATCTGAAAGCTTCAAGAGAATCCAAGGACCTAAAGTGGCAGAAACTAATATGCACATATGAGTTCTTCTCTTGATTGTCAATTCACTACCTTAATAATATGCTTTTGTGTTTGATTATGACTAACTTGGGTTTAACCAAaaccagattaaaaaaaaatataacaagttCAATTTGTATGACAAGTCATATTCTttgaaaaggaaacaaaaactgAACAGTGAACTTTGGGACCAGTAACAGGAGAGGGGAGAGTGACACTTGTTGGCTAAACCCAGACACTGAttaaattgtttcttttttctacAACCCATTCCCTATTTTTCTGTGTTTGTCTTTGGTCCCACTTCTTACACAAGAATTTGTCCTTACTATAATTCTGTTTGTTACTGAGATCTTTGGtaactattttcttttgattggCTTGAGAATCCAATGCATTGAATGATGTTTTACCCTGAGGCCCTAGTAGCCATTTGATTCATTCATCCATACACTACCAACAAAGAACTCATGATTCTGAAAGGAGTAAAAAGAGACTAGATCAACAAAAGAAGTTTGGTAATGTACATAGGAATAAGATTGTGCCTTAGCTGGTTTTAAAGTAACCGATACATGAACTATAATGTCTGCAACAAAAACTGAGCTTTTAAAGTGACGTGGAAATAAAACCAGTAGGAGAAATGTTCGCTGGTCTGTGTTTCATATCTTGCTTCTCATTCTGACTAACTTCGCTAGTGTTTCTTGAGCAGCCAAAGTGAGCTCATGGTTATGGCCAAGCATCACCGTCCTAATACTGATACAAGTCCTGCACAGCTCCTCGCCGCTATCAAAATGCCCTCCTCGCAGCAGCAGCTTCGCTCGTGTCTCCAGTAACAAAGCTTTCAACAACGTAACATCCTGCCACACGTACTCATCTACCTTCTTGTTAGTCTTCTTCTTCCAACAGAGAGAGCCCTGGCGCCAGTCTTGTATCTGAGTCACAAACGACTTCTCCGCATCCTCTAGCACGTTGGTGCATACTTTCAGGAGCTCCAAAGCAGAAGTGCACCTCGAGAAGGTTGTGAAAGCTGTGATTGCTAAAGGAAGAGCTGTTCTCTTGATGTAAAGCACCAGATCCATCGCTTGCAACTCCACCAAAGGAGGTTCTGACTTGAATCCGAACACTAAGAACGCTGAAGCCCATAGGTGATCAAGATTCAACAACGGGTTCTCTATTTTCCTCACGCCTTGAACCGTTGCCTTGGGAGCAAGTATGTAATCTCTTCTCCTAGCGAAAGTTTGAGTTATGGGATGGAACTGAATCCAACATCCATGTTGTCTATTAGTCATCCTCGCTAGTCCTAACCTGACTAGTAAAAAAGCAGCATCCTCTTCGCTTCTTCGTCCTAGGCCACAACCACCGCACCAAGCAAACGTGTGACTCAAACATTTGTTCCATTTGCTGAACCGGTTTCCACCTGTGGGCATGTGTTTAGCCGCTGCAGCTAACAGGTTAACCGGAATAGGGACGGGAGCAAACCAAGCTCCCACTAGTAGCATTTTCAATGAGAGAAGGTTTCTGTTTCCTTCAGCTTGCTCCAAAACAGCCAGACAGAATGCTAAAACCTTTGCAACGAACGGATTGGATTTGCAGTATAGCTCATCGTTTGAGTTCAGAAAAGGAGAGGCTGAACGTTCTTCGATATGAACTTTGTTCACAGCTTCAAAGAGAGCAGAAGGTGTAATAGCAAGCTCTGAGAGCAATGAACCTATCACCCAAAGACCATAGCTCAACCGTCCCAGCTTCTCTTCAAAAAGCTTGAGGATCTCAACCTCCTCAGCAGGGTAATCTTTCTTTCTCCTTCCTCTCAGTAACACCATTGCATCAGATGAGGGCAAGACAGGAAGCTGCACTGTGTCAAAGTTCATGACTTTAGGAAGCCTAGTAGTGATCAAGACATGAGTACCTCCTGTGTTTCTCGGAATTAGATCATTAAGATCTTTGCCTTCCCACCAATCTTTCTCTATCTCAAGATTATCAATGATCAGAAGATAAGGCATGTCTCTGAAAAGCTCTCTCTTTATCCTCTTAAAAGCTTCAAACTCTTGCTCATCAAAGCTCCTTAGTCTACCTCTATCCTTCTCAGCATCCGCACTCACATCAATCCCCAAGCTAAATGACAGATTCAACAGGTTCTGTCTGAAGTATCTAGCTTCCCCTCCGACCCACAAAACCATCTTATACCTCTGAGAATACCGGTAAGCGAACTCAAGAGCAAACTCTGTCTTCCCAATCCCTGGAACTCCATTCACACAAACAACACTTGTGCTACTACTCTTGCAGTTACTACTACTGCTCCTACCTTTCTTAGTCTTCAACAGTCTTTTAAGAGAGTTCTTACCACCGTTTGGATCACTCCAAGACTCTCTTCTTTGCTCTGAGCACTTTCCAAGCTCCAAGCTGATAAACTTGCCGTTTCGAGTTGATACAGCAGAATCTGATTCCTCATCTGCAAGTCCTTCAGACTGTCCACTTGCTTCCCCTTTACTGCTTGGTGGTGTTGTAGACTCAAGATACTCTCCACTACTACCAAAGAAAgccatctccatctccatcatctctttctctcttccaaGAAAAGTTCTGTTTCTAGGGAAAGGAAGCTCATCAACCCTCTCCACCATCTCTTTATCAACCACACTCTTCCTCCCAAGCTTCCCCCTCAGAATCATCGCCGTCTTTCCCACACAGCTTCTCCAGTTACTCTCATTAGCTTCAAGTTTAAACTCATGGCCCTTAATCAACCCATCAATGGCTTCTTTACACTCTTTATCAATGGCATTGCAGTTGAGAAGACCCATTATCTCAGAA includes:
- the LOC108824657 gene encoding PRA1 family protein G2; translated protein: MAPTPTTTAPTYTSIPIPTGDVISRSIHNLTSAISRHRPWSELVFPGAFRFPERLSSLPLRSRTNFRYFSVNYSLLIATSAALALVAASPVALVVVGTVIALWLLLHFFREDPLLLWGFQVGDRTVVCFLVLASVWAVWFTSSAVSLAVGVGVGLLLCTVHSLIRNSDGVFLEEDDAITGGLIGSNGRR
- the LOC108827425 gene encoding uncharacterized protein LOC108827425, with the protein product MRREEEASLVGLTIRTSSSAESSSSKKGKDVLQTNDASDSSPSIKNSPFNSPSLVSPPSSAFVSALQSPYISPRATQPLTTTTTTTHKPSSPPPEDVPSSSYTPPSDHYEFSDDPSDRKLRLSACTPDPALPRISFSFPVPRVSLAKVSVSSPATTNTTKLRSSDVFIGFHGQNPNLVRFCKWLKSELELQGIACFVADRAKYSDTQSHEIADRVICSVTYGIVVVSCSSLLNYLSLEEVRFFAQKKNLIPIFYGTGPSEIMGLLNCNAIDKECKEAIDGLIKGHEFKLEANESNWRSCVGKTAMILRGKLGRKSVVDKEMVERVDELPFPRNRTFLGREKEMMEMEMAFFGSSGEYLESTTPPSSKGEASGQSEGLADEESDSAVSTRNGKFISLELGKCSEQRRESWSDPNGGKNSLKRLLKTKKGRSSSSNCKSSSTSVVCVNGVPGIGKTEFALEFAYRYSQRYKMVLWVGGEARYFRQNLLNLSFSLGIDVSADAEKDRGRLRSFDEQEFEAFKRIKRELFRDMPYLLIIDNLEIEKDWWEGKDLNDLIPRNTGGTHVLITTRLPKVMNFDTVQLPVLPSSDAMVLLRGRRKKDYPAEEVEILKLFEEKLGRLSYGLWVIGSLLSELAITPSALFEAVNKVHIEERSASPFLNSNDELYCKSNPFVAKVLAFCLAVLEQAEGNRNLLSLKMLLVGAWFAPVPIPVNLLAAAAKHMPTGGNRFSKWNKCLSHTFAWCGGCGLGRRSEEDAAFLLVRLGLARMTNRQHGCWIQFHPITQTFARRRDYILAPKATVQGVRKIENPLLNLDHLWASAFLVFGFKSEPPLVELQAMDLVLYIKRTALPLAITAFTTFSRCTSALELLKVCTNVLEDAEKSFVTQIQDWRQGSLCWKKKTNKKVDEYVWQDVTLLKALLLETRAKLLLRGGHFDSGEELCRTCISIRTVMLGHNHELTLAAQETLAKLVRMRSKI